A single window of Danaus plexippus chromosome 31, MEX_DaPlex, whole genome shotgun sequence DNA harbors:
- the LOC116778470 gene encoding cytochrome P450 307a1 — MSALLILAFCAIIYKLFSRRTIKWRRATKYGEEKVEDLKQAPGPIALPIVGSLHLLGKHESPFQAFTELSKDYGDIYSIKLGSSECLVVNNLDLIREVLNQNGKFFGGRPDFLRFHKLFAGDRNNSLALCDWSNLQLRRRNLARRHCGPKHHTDNFSRIGQVATFEAIELVHTLKNITRNSTDSINLKPHLMATAMNMFSNYMCNVRFDDNDAEFRKIVDNFDEIFWEINQGYAVDFLPWLAPFYKKHMDKLSNWSQDIRTFILSRIVEQRETNLDMDGPEKDFLDGLLRVLHDDQTVDRNTIIFMLEDFLGGHSSVGNLVMLCLAAIARDPEVGKKIRSEIDGVTKGKRPVNLTDRPSLPYTEATILECLRYASSPIVPHVATENANVAGYGVEKGTIVFINNYELNTSTKYWDEPQKFDPSRFLERTKIRARRNSLCDSGMESDSERTGPINRATEIEKEVVSVKRNIPHFLPFSIGKRTCIGQTLVTTMSFVMLANIVQEFDVGAVNLEDLKQKPACAALPKDTFNLYLLPRKY, encoded by the exons ATGAGTGCGCTGTTGATTCTAGCGTTTTGcgctatcatatataaattattttcacgcAGAACTATCAAATGGAGAAGGGCTACTAAGTATGGAGAGGAGAAGGTGGAGGATTTAAAGCAAGCGCCCGGTCCGATAGCTTTACCGATAGTCGGGAGCTTGCATCTCCTGGGCAAACACGAATCCCCGTTCCAGGCTTTCACGGAGCTGAGCAAAGACTACGGTGATATATACAGCATAAAGCTCGGATCGTCCGAGTGCTTGGTCGTCAACAATTTGGATTTGATAAGGGAGGTCCTCAACCAGAATGGCAAGTTCTTTGGCGGCCGTCCCGATTTCCTCCGTTTCCACAAACTCTTCGCCGGCGACAGGAATAatt CCCTCGCTCTATGCGACTGGTCCAATCTCCAACTCCGAAGACGCAATCTCGCCCGTCGTCATTGCGGTCCGAAACATCACACCGATAACTTCTCAAGAATTGGTCAGGTAGCTACTTTCGAAGCCATCGAGCTGGTGCATACTCTGAAGAACATCACTAGGAATTCCACTGACAGCATCAATTTAAAGCCACACCTGATGGCCACTGCTATGAATATGTTCTCCAACTACATGTGCAATGTCAGATTCGATGACAACGATGCTGAATTCCGTAAAATCGTCGATAATTTTGATGAGATCTTCTGGGAGATCAACCAGGGTTACGCGGTCGATTTCCTCCCTTGGTTGGCGCCgttttataagaaacataTGGATAAATTGTCTAACTGGTCCCAGGATATAAGGACGTTCATTTTGTCGAGGATAGTCGAACAGAGGGAGACGAATTTGGATATGGATGGTCCGGAAAAGGATTTCTTGGATGGTCTTTTACGTGTTCTCCACGACGATCAGACGGTAGACCGAAATACTATCATATTTATGCTAGAAGATTTTCTTGGTGGGCACTCTTCTGTTGGGAATCTAGTGATGCTGTGTCTCGCAGCGATCGCCAGAGATCCAGAGGTCGGGAAGAAGATCAGGTCTGAAATTGATGGTGTCACAAAAGGAAAACGACCAGTGAATTTGACCGATAGACCATCCCTACCGTATACTGAAGCTACCATCTTAGAATGTCTAAGATACGCCTCATCTCCAATCGTACCTCACGTTGCTACTGAAAACGCTAATGTAGCTGGTTATGGTGTCGAAAAGGGgacaattgtttttataaacaactacGAGTTAAACACTTCAACAAAATATTGGGACGAACCGCAGAAGTTTGATCCATCTAGATTTTTAGAAAGAACTAAAATTAGAGCTAGACGAAACTCACTTTGCGACTCGGGTATGGAGTCCGATAGCGAGAGAACCGGTCCCATAAACAGAGCGACAGAAATAGAGAAGGAAGTTGTGTCTGTGAAAAGGAACATCCCACATTTCCTGCCGTTCAGCATCGGCAAGCGGACGTGTATTGGCCAGACGTTGGTGACGACAATGAGTTTCGTTATGCTCGCCAACATTGTCCAAGAGTTCGATGTCGGTGCTGTAAATTTGGAGGATTTGAAACAGAAACCAGCGTGTGCTGCTCTCCCCAAGGACACCTTCAACTTATACCTCCTGCCAAGAAAATATTGA
- the LOC133319863 gene encoding uncharacterized protein LOC133319863: MYGFLGFGLATLKTRAFFLNIITSVSPAIGTGLGHYLGNIFHWRTVALISIFPTLFGVIVPYFCVESPHWLASKGRFQECEESFRKIHGNSLKSESELQHLIKMEKCKLRQAEITNTRTSKAKICFALKKKYFWNLILLSFFMSSYIAATGRVAFAILATNILEDMTGTPNVVLYNILVDSFILVGTSLSCVLVRKMTMRTVLFSTGFLANAFLVILSACLYFGDGVKNLRWVNVSLLAVYFILMEAGPSPVLEALIGEIFPLEIKVYCMLVIGFMLSVFSALSLILFPIITEVIGYSGTFLLNAVIMSTSLVFIKFKLPETKGRTLQEIEAFFKTNIFDIDEALNDEKKNMLL; the protein is encoded by the exons ATGTACGGCTTCCTTGGCTTCGGATTGGCGACGTTGA AAACCCGAGCTTTCTTCCtcaatataataacatcaGTGTCGCCAGCTATTGGCACTGGGCTGGGCCACTACTTGGGCAACATCTTCCACTGGAGAACTGTTGCTTTGATATCAATTTTCCCAACACTTTTTGGTGTTATTGTGCCTTATTTTTGCGTCGAAAGTCCTCATTGGCTGGCCTCGAAAGGCAGGTTCCAGGAATGTGAGGAGAGTTTCAGAAAAATCCACGGAAACAGTCTAAAATCGGAATCAGAACTGCAACATCtaataaaaatggaaaagTGCAAACTGAGACAAGCTGAAATCACCAATACGAGGACCAGTAAAGCAAAAATATGCTTCGCATTAAAGAAGAAGTACTTCTGGAATCTAATACTTCTGAGTTTCTTTATGAGCTCGTATATTGCTGCAACTGGCAGGGTCGCATTCGCAATCTTAGCGACAAACATTCTTGAAGACATGACTGGGACTCCTAATGttgttctttataatattctggTAGACAGTTTTATCCTGGTAGGCACCAGTTTATCCTGCGTTCTGGTGAGGAAAATGACGATGCGTACTGTGTTATTTTCTACTGGATTTTTGGCCAATGCTTTTTTGGTAATTCTGAGTGCTTGCCTTTACTTTGGAGATGGTGTAAAGAACCTGCGGTGGGTTAATGTATCGTTGTTGGCAGTGTACTTCATTTTAATGGAAGCGGGTCCCTCCCCAGTGTTAGAGGCTTTAATAGGGGAGATCTTTCCCTTAGAAATAAAAGTGTACTGCATGCTCGTTATTGGTTTTATGCTTTCTGTATTTTCAGCTTTATCACTGATCTTATTTCCAATAATAACAGAAGTTATTGGGTATTCTGGAACATTCTTACTGAACGCTGTAATAATGTCAACAAGTCtagtatttataaagttcAAACTACCAGAGACTAAGGGAAGAACGCTACAAGAGATTGAAGCGTTCTTCAAgactaatatatttgatattgacGAAGCGTTGAATGATGAGAAGAAAAATAtgctgttataa
- the LOC116778466 gene encoding uncharacterized protein LOC116778466: protein MGFTTQKVLMLGSLSSIAVSNGFLFAQTTGMLKSLQRNEDGLNLTESNILWLTSTISMIFFLGSFLTTLSDNMGRRWPLMISSVAIVVQWIILYKAQNIYHFMLSRIIAGIAFGARYCLNILVTPEYTSPKTRVFFLNIVTSVSPAIGTGLGHYLGNIFHWRTVALISIFPTLFGVIVPYFCVESPHWLASKGRFQECEESFRKIHGNSLKSESELQHLIKMEKSKLRQAEITNTRTSKAKLCFALKKKYFWNLILLSFVITSYIAATAKVAFTILASNILEDMTGTPNIVLYNVLVDIFILVGTSLSCVLVRKMTIRNVLFSTGFMGNAVLVILSACLHFGAGVENLRWVNVSLLAVYFILMEAGPSPVLEALLGEIFPLEIKVYCMFLVGVMISAFVSLALIVFSILAKAIGYSGTFLLNAVIMSTSLVFIKFKLPETKGRTLQEIEAFFKTNIFDIDEALNDEKKNMLL from the exons ATGGGTTTCACCACTCAAAAG GTGCTGATGCTGGGCAGCCTCAGCTCTATAGCTGTCTCAAACGGATTCCTCTTCGCACAAACAACAGGAATGCTAAAAAGCTTGCAGAGAAACGAAGATGGCTTGAATCTTACCGAGAGCAATATACTGTGGTTAA CCTCTACTATTTCAATGATATTCTTTCTTGGCTCCTTTTTGACAACTTTAAGTGACAACATGGGAAGACGCTGGCCATTGATGATATCCTCAGTAGCAATAGTTGTGCAAtggattattttatacaaggcacaaaatatatatcattttatgcTGTCAAGGATCATCGCTGGCATTGCTTTCGGAGCTAGATACTGTTTAAACATACTGGTGACACCTGAATATACTTCCCCAAAAACCCGAGTTTTTTTCCTCAATATAGTAACATCAGTGTCGCCAGCTATTGGCACTGGGCTGGGCCACTACTTGGGCAACATCTTCCACTGGAGAACTGTTGCTTTGATATCAATTTTCCCAACGCTTTTTGGTGTTATTGTGCCTTATTTTTGCGTCGAAAGTCCTCATTGGCTGGCCTCGAAAGGCAGGTTCCAGGAATGTGAGGAGAGTTTCAGAAAAATCCACGGAAACAGCTTAAAATCCGAATCAGAACTGCAACATCtaataaaaatggaaaagAGCAAACTGAGACAAGCTGAAATCACCAATACGAGGACCAGTAAAGCAAAATTATGCTTCGCATTAAAGAAGAAGTACTTCTGGAATCTAATATTACTGAGTTTTGTTATAACCTCGTATATTGCGGCTACTGCTAAAGTTGCATTCACAATCTTAGCATCAAACATTCTTGAAGACATGACTGGGACTCCTAATATTGTTCTTTATAACGTTCtagtagatatttttatcctGGTAGGCACCAGTTTATCCTGCGTTCTGGTGAGGAAAATGACGATACGTAATGTGTTATTTTCCACTGGATTTATGGGCAATGCTGTTTTGGTAATTCTGAGTGCTTGCCTTCACTTTGGAGCTGGTGTAGAGAACCTGCGGTGGGTAAATGTATCGTTGTTGGCAGTGTACTTCATTTTAATGGAAGCGGGTCCCTCCCCAGTACTAGAGGCTTTATTAGGGGAGATCTTTCCCTTAGAAATAAAAGTGTACTGTATGTTTCTCGTCGGCGTTATGATATCTGCCTTCGTATCGTTAGCGCTCATCGTGTTTTCAATATTAGCGAAGGCCATTGGATATTCTGGAACATTCTTACTGAACGCTGTAATAATGTCAACAAGTCtagtatttataaagttcAAACTACCAGAGACTAAAGGAAGAACGCTACAAGAGATTGAAGCGTTCTTTAAgactaatatatttgatattgacGAAGCGTTGAATGATGAGAAGAAAAATATGctgttataa